The following are encoded in a window of Panicum virgatum strain AP13 chromosome 5N, P.virgatum_v5, whole genome shotgun sequence genomic DNA:
- the LOC120675619 gene encoding NADP-dependent malic enzyme-like, which produces MESTLKGIRGCDAPGVLDMDDAATVGGGVGDTYGEDCATEDQLVTPWTVSVASGYNLMRDPRYNKGLAFTERERETHYLRGLLPPAIVSQELQERKIMNNIRQYQVPLQRYMAMMDLQENNERLFYKLLIDNVEELLPVVYTPTVGEACQKYGSIFSRPQGLFISLNEKGKILEVLKNWPERSIQVIVVTDGERILGLGDLGCQGMGIPVGKLALYTALGGVRPSACLPITLDVGTNNKDLLNDEFYIGLRQRRATGQEYADFLQEFMTAVKQNYGEKVLIQFEDFANHNAFELLTRYGTTHLVFNDDIQGTASVVLAGLIAAQKLLGGTLAEHTFLFLGAGEAGTGIAELIALEISRQTKAPIEECRKKIWLVDSKGLIVSSRKESLQHFKKPWAHEHGTIGNLLDAVNAIKPTVLIGTSGKGQTFTQDVIEAISSFNERPIILALSNPTSQSECTAEQAYTWSKGRAVFATGSPFDPVEYDGKIYVPGQANNAYIFPGFGLGVVMSGAIRVHDDMLLAASEALAQQVSEENFEKGVIYPPFSNIRKISAHIAANVAAKAYELGLASRRPRPKDLVKYAESCMYSPVYRNYR; this is translated from the exons ATGGAGAGCACGCTCAAGGGGATACGGGGCTGCGACGCGCCCGGCGTGCTGGACATGGACGACGCGGCcaccgtgggcggcggcgtcggggacACCTACGGCGAGGACTGCGCCACCGAGGACCAGCTCGTCACGCCCTGGACCGTCTCCGTCGCCAG TGGTTACAATTTGATGAGGGACCCCCGCTACAACAAGGGCCTCGCCTTCACAGAGAGGGAGCGCGAAACACACTACCTCCGTGGCCTTCTGCCACCAGCTATAGTATCCCAAGAGCTTCAG GAGAGAAAGATCATGAATAATATCAGACAATACCAGGTGCCTTTGCAGCGTTACATGGCTATGATGGACTTACAG GAGAACAATGAGAGGCTTTTCTACAAGCTCCTCATCGACAATGTCGAGGAATTACTTCCTGTAGTGTACACACCAACTGTTGGTGAGGCTTGCCAGAAGTATGGTTCCATATTTAGTCGTCCTCAGGGTCTTTTTATCAGCTTGAATGAGAA GGGAAAGATCCTTGAGGTGCTCAAGAACTGGCCAGAGAGGAGCATTCAAGTTATTGTAGTTACTGATGGTGAACGAATTTTGGGGCTTGGAGATCTTGGATGTCAG GGAATGGGGATCCCTGTTGGCAAGCTTGCCCTTTACACTGCCCTGGGAGGAGTTCGTCCATCCGCT TGCTTACCTATCACACTGGATGTTGGCACGAATAATAAGGACCTGCTTAATGACGAATTTTACATTGGCCTGAGACAAAGAAGGGCCACGGGCCAG GAGTATGCTGATTTTCTGCAAGAATTTATGACCGCTGTGAAGCAAAACTATGGGGAGAAAGTACTCATTCAG TTTGAGGATTTTGCCAACCATAATGCCTTTGAGCTCCTTACAAGATATGGCACAACTCACCTTGTATTCAATGATGATATCCAG GGAACAGCTTCTGTGGTTCTTGCTGGGCTTATTGCAGCGCAAAAGTTACTTGGTGGAACATTGGCAGAGCATACTTTCCTCTTCCTGGGTGCTGGAGAG GCTGGGACGGGTATTGCAGAACTTATAGCTCTCGAGATATCAAGACAG ACAAAAGCTCCTATAGAGGAATGTCGCAAGAAAATCTGGCTTGTTGATTCAAAG GGCTTAATTGTCAGTTCCAGAAAGGAGTCCCTTCAACACTTCAAGAAACCATGGGCTCATGAGCATGGAACAATTGGCAACCTCTTAGATGCTGTCAAT GCTATCAAACCAACGGTGCTTATTGGCACATCTGGAAAGGGACAAACTTTCACACAGGATGTTATTGAAGCCATTTCCTCATTCAATGAG AGGCCAATTATTCTTGCCCTGTCCAACCCAACATCGCAGTCTGAATGTACTGCTGAACAAGCTTACACATGGAGCAAG GGTCGAGCAGTGTTTGCAACTGGGAGTCCTTTTGACCCAGTGGAGTACGATGGCAAGATATACGTTCCTGGACAG GCAAACAATGCCTATATCTTCCCAGGGTTTGGCCTTGGTGTGGTGATGTCTGGGGCAATTCGTGTTCACGATGACATGCTTCTGGCAGCCT CGGAGGCTCTTGCTCAGCAGGTCTCAGAAGAGAACTTTGAAAAGGGGGTCATCTATCCTCCCTTCTCAAACATCAGGAAGATCTCCGCCCACATTGCAGCCAACGTTGCAGCAAAGGCGTATGAACTTG GTTTGGCAAGTAGGCGCCCTCGGCCCAAGGACCTGGTGAAATATGCAGAGAGCTGCATGTACAGCCCCGTTTACCGCAACTACCGCTGA
- the LOC120671939 gene encoding putative ABC transporter B family member 8 has translation MKTSAPSGTGGGVGGGGGQRPMSIRGMFRFADRVDVVLMALGTLGAIGDGCSTNLLLIFASDVMNALGYGRGGGGAAAAATVDFMHEVEKSCLNFIYLAFAVLAVAFMEGYCWSRTSERQVLRIRHLYLQAILRQEVGFFDSQEATTSEIINSISKDASLIQEVLSEKVPLFLMHSTVFVSGLAFATYFCWRLALVSFPLVLLLIIPGLIYGKYLLYLSCQSRHEYAKANSLVEQALGSIKTVYSFTAEKRIIQKYTAILDKTIELGIKQGIAKGLAVGFTGLSFAIWAFLAWYGSRLVTHHQASGGRIYAAGISFVLGGLSLGMALPELKHFTEASVAATRILDRINRVPEINAEDPKGLVLDQIRGELQFESVRFVYPSRPNMTVLRDFNLQIPAGQTIALVGSSGSGKSTAIALVQRFYDASEGTVKIDGFNIKELQLKWIRSKMGLVSQDHALFGTSIKENILFGKPDATMDEVYAAAMTANAHNFIRGLPEEYETKIGERGALLSGGQKQRIAIARAIIKNPAILLLDEATSALDSESEKLVQHALDQASMGRTTLVVAHKLSTVKNADQIAVVDGGTIAEIGTHDELISKGGPYSRLVKLQKMVSYIDQENDQFRASSVARTSTSRHSVSRASPMPLTPAVLKEISSDVSPPAPSFSRLLAMNAPEWRQAVIGSLSALVYGSLQPIYAITIGGMIAAFFVQDHNEMNAIIRRYALIFCSLSMVSIVVNLLQHYNFAYMGEHLVRRIRVQVLEKILTFEAAWFDEETNSSGSLCSRLSNEASLVKTLVADRMSLLLQTASGIIIAVTMGLIVAWKLALVMIAVQPSTMICYYAKKIVLSNVSRDLAKAQHQSTQIAIEAVYNHRMVTSFGCSSKVLQLFEHAQEEPLKRARKKSWVAGLTTGLSPCLSFLTWALDFWYGGKLAQSGEISAGDVFKTFFVLVSTGKLIADAGSMTSDLAKGANAVASVFEVLDRKSISPQNSQVEKEDQKKKIQGRIEFKKVDFSYPTRPECLILQDFSLDVKAGTSVGLVGRSGCGKSTIIGLIQRFYDVDRGSVRIDGMDVREMNILWFRGFTALVSQEPAMFSGSVRDNIAFGKPEADEEEIVEAAKAANAHEFISSLKDGYDTDCGEHGIQLSGGQKQRIAIARAIIRNPAILLLDEATSALDAQSEQVVQEALDRIMSGRTTIVVAHRLNTIKNVDSIAFLGEGKVVERGSYPQLMNKKGAFYNLATLQK, from the exons ATGAAGACGAGTGCCCCGtcgggcaccggcggcggcgtcggcggcggtggcgggcagcGGCCGATGAGCATCCGCGGCATGTTCCGGTTTGCGGACCGGGTGGACGTCGTGCTTATGGCCCTGGGCACGCTGGGGGCCATCGGCGACGGCTGCTCCACCAACCTGCTGCTCATCTTCGCCAGCGACGTGATGAACGCGCTCGGGtacggtcgcggcggcggcggcgccgccgccgccgcgaccgtgGATTTCATGCACGAGGTGGAGAAG TCGTGCCTGAATTTCATCTACCTGGCGTTCGCCGTCTTGGCGGTGGCGTTCATGG AAGGGTACTGCTGGAGCCGGACGAGCGAGCGGCAGGTGCTGCGGATCCGGCACCTGTACCTGCAGGCCATCCTGCGGCAGGAGGTGGGCTTCTTCGACTCGCAGGAGGCCACCACCTCGGAGATCATTAACAGCATCTCCAAGGACGCGTCGCTCATCCAGGAGGTCCTCAGCGAGAAG GTCCCGCTATTTCTGATGCACTCTACTGTGTTCGTCTCCGGACTGGCCTTCGCCACCTATTTCTGCTGGAGGCTGGCCCTGGTCTCTTTTCCTCTGGTCCTGCTTCTCATAATCCCGGGGCTGATCTACGGCAAGTACCTTCTCTACCTCTCCTGCCAGTCGCGCCACGAGTACGCCAAGGCGAACTCCCTGGTCGAGCAAGCGCTGGGGTCGATCAAGACCGTCTACTCATTCACAGCCGAGAAGAGGATCATCCAGAAGTACACGGCCATCCTTGACAAGACGATCGAGCTGGGGATAAAGCAGGGCATCGCCAAGGGTCTCGCCGTTGGATTCACCGGCCTTTCTTTCGCCATCTGGGCCTTCCTCGCATGGTACGGCAGCAGGTTGGTGACGCACCATCAGGCAAGTGGTGGGAGGATATATGCTGCTGGGATTTCCTTCGTCTTGGGTGGCCT ATCACTTGGAATGGCACTCCCTGAGCTGAAACATTTCACTGAGGCATCTGTTGCTGCCACCAGAATTCTCGACCGGATAAACCGTGTGCCCGAGATCAACGCTGAGGACCCGAAGGGCCTTGTCTTGGACCAAATCCGGGGAGAGCTTCAGTTTGAATCTGTCCGTTTTGTGTACCCGTCAAGGCCAAACATGACAGTCCTCAGAGACTTCAACCTCCAGATTCCTGCTGGGCAAACCATTGCTCTGGTCGGGTCTAGTGGCAGCGGCAAGTCAACCGCAATAGCGCTAGTGCAGCGCTTTTATGATGCCAGTGAAGGAACTGTCAAGATTGACGGTTTCAACATTAAGGAACTCCAACTCAAGTGGATCAGGAGCAAAATGGGGCTTGTCAGCCAAGATCATGCATTGTTTGGTACATCAATAAAAGAGAACATCCTGTTTGGCAAACCGGATGCGACCATGGATGAAGTTTATGCAGCAGCCATGACAGCAAATGCTCACAACTTCATAAGGGGGCTTCCTGAGGAATACGAGACTAAG ATCGGCGAGCGTGGAGCATTGTTATCAGGTGGCCAGAAGCAGCGTATTGCCATTGCAAGGGCAATTATCAAGAACCCTGCTATACTTTTGCTTGACGAAGCCACGAGTGCACTTGATTCAGAATCAGAGAAGTTGGTGCAGCATGCGCTTGATCAAGCATCTATGGGACGGACAACTCTG GTAGTAGCTCATAAGCTTTCAACCGTGAAGAATGCTGATCAAATTGCTGTAGTTGATGGGGGTACAATAGCTGAAATTGGTACACATGATGAACTGATCAGCAAGGGGGGCCCATACTCAAGACTTGTGAAATTACAGAAGATGGTGAGTTACATCGATCAAGAAAATGATCAGTTTAGGGCTTCGTCAGTGGCCAGGACCAGCACCAGCCGTCACAGTGTGTCCAGAGCAAGTCCAATGCCACTTACACCAGCTGTCTTAAAGGAAATCAGTTCTGATGTTTCGCCACCTGCACCATCTTTCTCCAGGCTtcttgcaatgaatgcaccagAATGGAGGCAAGCAGTTATAGGCAGCCTGTCTGCATTGGTATATGGTTCCTTGCAGCCCatctatgccataaccattgGAGGAATGATTGCTGCATTCTTTGTTCAGGACCACAATGAGATGAATGCAATCATCAGACGGTATGCCTTGATCTTCTGCTCATTGTCTATGGTATCCATTGTTGTAAATCTATTGCAACACTACAACTTTGCATACATGGGGGAGCATCTTGTTAGGCGCATCCGAGTCCAAGTACTTGAAAAGATCTTAACCTTTGAGGCAGCATGGTTTGATGAAGAAACAAATTCAAGTGGTTCTTTGTGCTCTCGGCTAAGCAATGAAGCTTCTCTTGTCAAAACCCTTGTTGCAGACAGAATGTCCTTACTGCTTCAAACAGCTTCTGGAATTATAATTGCGGTGACAATGGGCCTGATAGTAGCTTGGAAGCTTGCTCTTGTCATGATAGCTGTACAACCATCTACAATGATATGCTACTATGCCAAAAAGATAGTACTCTCAAATGTTTCAAGGGACTTGGCCAAGGCTCAGCATCAAAGTACTCAGATTGCCATAGAAGCTGTTTACAACCACAGGATGGTAACCTCCTTTGGGTGTTCATCAAAGGTTCTTCAGCTCTTTGAGCATGCACAAGAGGAACCACTGAAGAGAGCAAGGAAGAAGTCATGGGTAGCAGGGCTCACCACAGGATTGTCACCTTGCCTCTCATTCTTAACATGGGCATTGGACTTCTGGTACGGTGGGAAGCTGGCACAGTCTGGAGAGATCTCTGCGGGTGATGTTTTCAAAACCTTTTTCGTCCTGGTGAGCACAGGAAAGCTGATTGCTGATGCTGGTAGCATGACATCAGACCTGGCAAAGGGAGCAAATGCAGTTGCTTCAGTATTTGAAGTGCTAGACAGGAAATCTATCTCTCCACAAAATTCACAG GTGGAAAAGGAAGACCAGAAGAAGAAAATACAAGGAAGAATAGAGTTCAAAAAGGTAGACTTTTCATATCCAACAAGACCAGAATGCCTCATCCTACAAGATTTTAGCTTGGATGTGAAAGCAGGAACAAGTGTTGGCCTGGTTGGGAGAAGTGGTTGTGGTAAATCTACTATTATAGGTTTGATCCAAAGGTTCTACGATGTTGATAGAGGATCTGTAAGGATTGATGGCATGGATGTGCGGGAGATGAATATTCTTTGGTTTCGAGGATTTACAGCTCTTGTTAGTCAGGAGCCAGCAATGTTTTCAGGTAGTGTCAGGGATAACATTGCTTTCGGTAAACCAGAAGCAGATGAAGAGGAGATTGTGGAGGCCGCAAAAGCTGCAAATGCACATGAGTTCATATC ATCATTGAAGGATGGATATGATACTGATTGTGGAGAGCATGGTATACAACTCTCAGGAGGACAGAAGCAAAGAATTGCAATTGCAAGGGCAATAATCAGAAATCCAGCAATACTACTGCTTGATGAAGCAACAAGCGCACTTGATGCACAGTCAGAGCAAGTGGTGCAGGAAGCTCTGGATCGAATAATGTCAGGGAGGACCACAATCGTGGTGGCACATCGACTAAACACAATCAAGAATGTAGACTCAATTGCTTTCCTGGGAGAGGGTAAGGTGGTGGAGCGTGGCTCTTACCCGCAGCTCATGAACAAGAAAGGGGCATTCTACAACCTCGCAACTCTTCAGAAGTAA
- the LOC120675618 gene encoding 40S ribosomal protein S24-1-like gives MADSKTSTAVTLRTRKFMTNRLLSRKQFVLEVIHPGRANVSKAELKERLAKVYEVKDPNTIFVFKFRTHFGGGKSTGFGLIYDNLEAAKKFEPKYRLIRNGLATKVEKSRKQMKERKNRAKKIRGVKKTKAGDAKKK, from the exons ATGGCGGACTCCAAGACCAGCACGGCGGTCACCCTCCGCACCCGCAAGTTCATGACCAACCGCCTCCTCTCCCGGAAGCAATTC GTGCTCGAGGTGATCCACCCCGGCCGGGCCAACGTCTCCAAG GCGGAGCTGAAGGAGAGGCTGGCCAAAGTGTACGAGGTGAAAGACCCCAACACCATCTTCGTCTTCAAGTTCCGCACCCACTTCGGAGGAGGCAAGTCCACTGGCTTCGGCCTCATCTACGACAACCTCGAGGCCGCCAAGAAGTTCGAGCCCAAGTACCGCCTCATCAGG AATGGTCTTGCTACTAAGGTTGAGAAGTCCCGCAAGCAAATGAAAGAGAGGAAGAACAGGGCCAAGAAGATTCGGGGTGTCAAGAAG ACCAAGGCTGGTGATGCGAAGAAGAAGTAA
- the LOC120675658 gene encoding ribose-phosphate pyrophosphokinase 3, chloroplastic-like, protein MATAASASPGALGAKTPARGPSASARHPAPKPTPAFARPSPRRAPAPGRPRASQHLGGAGAGVASSSSAAANGSGLHVPPAIAPLALPKMAGAMGTHKNVLLFYCEEMRELAQQVVARNDDIELRSISWRTFADGFPNLFISNAHSIRGRHVAFLASFSSPSVIFEQLSIIYALPKLFISSFTLILPFFPTGTSERMEDEGDIATAFTLARILSNIPISRGGPSSLVIFDIHALQERFYFGDSVLPCFESGIPLLKSRLQELPDSHNITIAFPDDGAWKRFYKQLQHFPMVVCNKVREGEQRIVRIKEGDPRGRHVVIVDDLVQSGGTLIECQKVLAAHGAAKVSAYVTHGIFPNNSWEKFQPDNGEGPEHGLSHFWLTDSCPLTVKAVKDRRPFEILSLAGSISSALQI, encoded by the exons ATGGCaacggccgcctccgcctcccccggcGCGCTCGGCGCCAAAACCCCAGCGCGGGggccgagcgcgagcgcgcgccACCCGGCCCCGAAGCCGACCCCAGCATTCGCGAGGCCCTCCCCGCGCCGAGCCCCCGCCCCCGGCAGGCCCCGCGCCAGCCAACacctcggcggcgcgggcgcgggcgtggccagcagcagcagcgccgccgccaacggcaGCGGGCTCCACGTGCCCCCCGCGATCGCGCCGCTCGCCCTGCCCAAGATGGCCGGCGCCATGGGGACCCACAAGAATGTCCTGCTCTTCTACTGCGAGGAGATGCGGGAGCTCGCGCAGCAGGTGGTCGCCCGGAACGATGATATCGAGCTGCGCTCCATCTCCTGGAG GACATTTGCTGATGGATTCCCAAATTTGTTCATCTCGAATGCCCACAGCATTCGTGGCCGGCATGTTGCTTTTTTAGCATCATTTAGCTCGCCCAGTGTCATATTTGAGCAACTATCTATCATATATGCTCTGCCGAAGTTGTTTATTTCATCGTTCACTCTTATACTCCCATTTTTTCCAACCGGGACTTCTGAACGCATGGAAGACGAAGGAGACATTGCAACTGCCTTCACACTTGCCAGAATTTTGTCAAATATACCAATATCACGAGGTGGACCTTCAAGTTTAGTGATTTTTGATATCCATGCTTTGCAG GAGAGATTCTACTTTGGAGACTCAGTCTTACCATGTTTTGAGAGTGGCATCCCATTGCTAAAAAGTAGGCTTCAGGAGTTGCCTGATTCCCATAAT ATAACCATAGCATTTCCAGATGACGGTGCTTGGAAGCGCTTCTATAAGCAACTTCAACATTTTCCCATG GTTGTATGTAACAAAGTTAGAGAAGGGGAGCAGAGAATTGTACGGATAAAAGAGGGAGATCCTAGAGGCCGTCATGTTGTTATAGTCGATGACTTGGTGCAGTCCGGTGGTACTTTGATCGAGTGCCAG AAAGTATTGGCAGCTCATGGCGCAGCAAAGGTCAGTGCATATGTGACACATGGCATTTTCCCCAATAACTCATGGGAGAAATTTCAGCCTGATAATGGAG AGGGCCCGGAGCATGGCCTGAGCCACTTTTGGCTTACCGATTCATGCCCTCTAACTGTCAAGGCGGTGAAGGACAGGCGGCCGTTCGAAATTCTTAGCCTGGCCGGATCTATTTCTTCCGCTCTTCAGATTTAG
- the LOC120675620 gene encoding B3 domain-containing protein Os01g0723500-like: MPAAGRRSPCATGERRPHFFKVLMGDFKKRLKIPPDFCKHIPWEASRKKARAVKEASMAATLEGPSGRTWLVVIRRTAEGTFFTSGWPKFVQDQALRELEFLVFRYDGDTRFTAMVFDTSACEREDLLLGSGDPRSGRQGSKRGRATTGAKPKRARKDSVGKELVPYRATTATAGDRQLQAACSNWTPESAGGAVKTEIEDADELALCVVIPAPPPPPPQDDPAPTKRRRWGPQPQDPGAETRRVVKTRSIHEDLQAAAAVPDDADIPACVRRYRGYVSRRRPVTGAERQLAMELAYAFRSPLPYCVIRMSTMHVYYSFMMRFPTGFSRQHLPRERTDVVLRGPGGKAWVVLYIPNTRDRLSRGWCAFARGNCLEEGDYCVFELVGAAEFRVHVFRVVDPPVPAVRLRSAASDPI, from the exons ATGCCGGCCGCGGGGAGGCGGTCGCCGTGCGCGACGGGCGAGAGGCGGCCGCACTTCTTCAAGGTGCTCATGGGCGACTTCAAGAAGCGCCTG AAGATCCCGCCGGACTTCTGCAAGCACATCCCCTGGGAGGCGTCGAGGAAGAAGGCCAGGGCCGTGAAGGAGGCGTCCATGGCGGCGACCCTGGAAGGCCCCAGCGGGCGGACGTGGCTGGTGGTCATCCGCCGCACCGCCGAGGGCACCTTCTTCACCTCGGGCTGGCCCAAGTTCGTGCAGGACCAGGCGCTGCGGGAGCTCGAGTTCCTCGTCTTCCGGTACGACGGCGACACGCGCTTCACCGCCATGGTGTTCGACACGTCGGCCTGCGAGCGGGAGGACCTGCTACTCGGCAGCGGCGACCCGCGAAGCGGCAGGCAGGGCTCGAAGCGGGGCCGCGCGACGACGGGCGCCAAGCCCAAGCGCGCGCGCAAGGATTCCGTCGGGAAGGAGCTGGTGCCATACcgcgcgacgacggcgacggcgggggaTCGGCAGCTGCAGGCTGCATGCTCCAACTGGACGCCGGAGTCGG CTGGTGGCGCGGTCAAGACGGAGatcgaggacgccgacgagctgGCGCTGTGCGTGGTGAtccccgcgccaccgccaccgccaccgcaggACGACCCCGCGCCGACGAAGCGCCGCCGCTGGGGGCCCCAGCCCCAGGATCCCGGCGCGGAGACGCGGCGCGTGGTGAAGACGCGGAGCATCCACGAGGacctgcaggcggcggcggcggtcccggaCGACGCCGACATCCCGGCGTGCGTCCGACGCTACAGGGGGTACGTGTCCCGTCGGCGCCCCGTGACGGGCGCCGAGCGGCAGCTCGCCATGGAGCTCGCGTACGCGTTCCGGTCGCCGCTGCCGTACTGCGTCATCCGCATGAGCACCATGCACGTCTACTACTCCTTCATGATG AGGTTCCCGACGGGGTTCTCGCGGCAGCACCTGCCGCGGGAGCGCACGGACGTGGTGCTCCGGGGCCCGGGGGGCAAGGCGTGGGTGGTGCTCTACATCCCCAACACGAGGGACCGGCTGTCGCGCGGGTGGTGCGCCTTCGCGCGGGGGAACTGCCTCGAGGAAGGGGACTACTGCGtcttcgagctcgtcggcgccgccgagTTCCGCGTCCACGTCTTCCGCGTCGTCGACCCGCCCGTGCCGGCGGTCAGGCTCCGGAGCGCCGCTTCGGATCCGATCTGA
- the LOC120671940 gene encoding B3 domain-containing protein Os03g0120900-like, whose translation MEGQRRPRFFKVLVGDFARRIEIPRGFLCHIPEERRRTSGSTVASSANVALKNAEGKTWPVGLDEIDGRMFLTTGWSKFVEGNCLRKGEFLVIEYDGNMHFGVSVFGVNTVEKAVWPSGSGAQVTRSLGEQPCDIFPSSKKGCCGDEMTETVKSPMHSHAQTVTTERSTHGDEHISSPDTIGFLDLHEVGCSKDELETCLSRKEPMEDDKAKAIAEAMRTLHVDKLAIELFCATLCLYKWKVEVAAEDLNICRGKLNILEQSMKQKLVLLFDFIKRQLQRFFPPDDDFERIKKNNLEGPNLSNQPLQSDLTVPPVKRRLVDESEPCDLSQKQKRKIVKLQRGSPQTQTPRRSPRLVHLNNTCNSTNKVLKKRAEVRRPPAAIIQVKHREHKSCSLHKKPYNALTTAREETTGSLYQDLRNLDSPQYEVGLSKVHDHDQGETRKMLDHSDDGKNSKEQMEINAVEISGSFLSTGCIESPPNNSGLTACSRKCDLSFIWKHPPHVNPLEKILLDIQRDNFVKTIASIQEIIRDDPSDVLSADVIEAAVRIGILKCDLSLQDRNAQKIVNALLEYSKKIKEKKNFNIEMRKEEFSAKLQDLLKWQLKELETAYTCLESDYKKAAADSTNLFSTLEEHRKKLHAVKDGIKDMQQDLIIEDEIQNLAHKVAEHETIYQKSILEKVRVKMDLKSYQQTLGDVKERLASTEPGSVDVEALVKIEMDNMSKEIQLSKGILLNINFKKE comes from the exons ATGGAAGGGCAGAGGAGGCCCCGCTTCTTCaaggtcctcgtcggcgacTTCGCGCGCCGCATC GAGATACCTCGAGGCTTCCTCTGTCATATTCCAGAGGAGAGGCGCAGAACATCCGGTTCCACGGTGGCTTCGTCTGCTAATGTCGCACTTAAGAATGCTGAAGGGAAGACTTGGCCTGTTGGGCTAGACGAAATTGATGGTCGCATGTTTCTGACCACCGGatggtcaaagtttgtggagGGCAATTGTTTACGGAAGGGTGAATTCCTTGTCATCGAATATGATGGGAACATGCATTTCGGGGTCTCGGTTTTTGGTGTGAATACTGTTGAGAAAGCAGTTTGGCCTTCAGGAAGTGGTGCCCAAGTTACTCGAAGTTTAGGAGAACAACCATGTGATATCTTCCCTTCTAGTAAGAAGGGATGCTGTGGTGACGAAATGACAGAGACAGTTAAGAGTCCCATGCATAGTCACGCACAG ACAGTAACCACAGAACGAAGCACTCACGGGGATGAACATATTTCATCCCCGGACACAATTGGTTTCCTTGACCTACATGAAGTAGGTTGTTCCAAAGATGAGTTGGAGACATGCTTGTCACGGAAGGAGCCAATGGAGGATGATAAAGCTAAAGCAATTGCCGAAGCAATGAGAACTTTGCATGTTGACAAATTGGCAATTGAATTATTCTGTGCTACCCTCTGTTTGTATAAATGGAAAGTTGAGGTGGCTGCAGAAGATTTAAATATTTGTAGGGGCAAACTAAATATTCTGGAACAATCTATGAAGCAGAAACTTGTTTTGCTGT TTGACTTTATAAAGAGACAACTACAACGCTTCTTCCCTCCAGATGATGATTTTGAGAGAATCAAGAAGAACAATCTTGAGGGGCCTAACTTGTCTAATCAACCACTACAGAGTGACCTGACTGTGCCACCAGTGAAGCGAAGGCTTGTTGATGAAAGTGAACCTTGTGATTTGTCTCAGAAACAGAAGAGGAAAATAGTTAAGTTGCAGCGAGGCTCACCACAAACTCAAACACCTAGAAGATCACCACGATTGGTACACCTGAATAATACTTGCAACAGCACAAATAAAGTGTTGAAAAAAAGAGCTGAAGTGCGCAGACCACCAGCCGCAATAATTCAGGTCAAGCATAGGGAACATAAATCATGCTCGCTCCATAAGAAACCATATAATGCCTTAACAACAGCTCGTGAAGAAACAACAG GTTCCTTATATCAGGACCTCAGGAATCTGGATTCTCCACAGTATGAGGTTGGCTTAAGTAAAGTGCATGACCATGATCAAGGAGAAACTAGAAAAATGTTGGATCACAGCGATGATGGAAAGAACAGTAAAGAACAAATGGAAATAAATGCTGTGGAGATTTCTGGTTCATTCTTGAGTACAGGTTGCATAGAGTCACCACCAAACAACTCTGGGTTGACAGCATGTTCAAGAAAATGTGATCTATCATTTATATGGAAGCACCCACCACATGTCAATCCCCTTGAGAAAATTTTACTTGACATTCAAAGGGACAACTTTGTGAAAACCATTGCAAGCATCCAGGAAATAATCCGGGATGATCCTTCAGATGTGCTGAGTGCAGATGTAATTGAAGCCGCTGTGCGGATAGGAATTCTGAAATGTGATTTATCCCTTCAGGATAGGAATGCCCAAAAGATAGTGAATGCATTGTTGGAGTATTCTAAAAAGATtaaggagaaaaaaaatttcaatatTGAGATGAGGAAAGAAGAGTTCTCTGCAAAGCTACAGGATCTCTTGAAGTGGCAGCTTAAAGAGCTAGAAACTGCATACACTTGCTTGGAATCAGATTACAAGAAAGCGGCAGCTGATTCTACCAATTTGTTCTCAACATTGGAAGAACACAGGAAAAAATTGCATGCCGTTAAGGATGGTATCAAGGACATGCAGCAGGATTTGATAATTGAGgatgaaattcaaaatttggcACATAAAGTTGCTGAGCATGAGACTATATATCAGAAATCTATATTAGAAAAGGTAAGGGTTAAGATGGATCTGAAGAGCTATCAGCAGACTCTTGGTGATGTAAAAGAGCGGCTTGCCTCTACTGAACCTGGATCAGTTGATGTAGAGGCATTGGTTAAGATAGAGATGGATAATATGAGTAAGGAGATTCAGCTTTCCAAGGGAATTCTTCTAAACATCAACTTCAAGAAAGAGTAA